The genomic DNA TTGCCGAGCACATCGGCGCGGGCGAGGGCGATGGCCTCGGACTGGGGATCTGGGGGGCGGGCGGCTTCGATGCGGGTGTGTTTCGCGGCACGGAATGAGGCCTCTTTGATGGCGCGCCGGCGCGAGGCCTGCTTGCCGAGCGAGAAGAGGTCGAGCCCCTCACGCTTCACGAGGCCGCTGGCCATGCAGATCGAGGCGACGACGAATCCGAAGAAGTACCCACCGAGGTGGGCACCGACGGCGGTTCTTCCCGCGCCGGTCCCCAGTTTGAGGAAGTCCCAGGTGATGTGGAAGAGGATGAACATCCAGGCCGGGAAGGTGAGGACGCCGATCAGGATGAAGAAGACGAAGATGCGCACGCCGCTGCGCGGGAACATGACGAGGAACGCGCCTGCGACGGCGGAGATCGCGCCGGATGCGCCGACCATCGGGTGCGGGCCTCGGAGGCCCCACTCGGCGAGCCCGGCGAAGATCGCGCCTGCGAGGTAGAGGGCGGTGTAGCCGATGCGTCCGAGGCGGTCTTCGACCGGGGGGCCGAAGACGAAGAGGAAGAGGCAGTTGCCGGTGAGGTGGAGGAAGCCGCCGTGCATGAAGGCGTAGGTGATCCATGTCCACCAGGGGCTGACACCCGGCTGGAGCGCGAACGCCCTGCTGACACGTTCTGAGCCGCCGTCGGAGAGGGCTCCGTAGACGAGTTGTGCGGCGGCGGCGGCGATGGAGATCCCCAGCATGACGTGTGTCACGAGGGGTGGGCGTCGGAGGT from Phycisphaeraceae bacterium includes the following:
- a CDS encoding rhomboid family intramembrane serine protease codes for the protein MLIPLGSDVHLRRPPLVTHVMLGISIAAAAAQLVYGALSDGGSERVSRAFALQPGVSPWWTWITYAFMHGGFLHLTGNCLFLFVFGPPVEDRLGRIGYTALYLAGAIFAGLAEWGLRGPHPMVGASGAISAVAGAFLVMFPRSGVRIFVFFILIGVLTFPAWMFILFHITWDFLKLGTGAGRTAVGAHLGGYFFGFVVASICMASGLVKREGLDLFSLGKQASRRRAIKEASFRAAKHTRIEAARPPDPQSEAIALARADVLGKLSEGDHAGAITAYRSLLGTFGHLSHAVTLPRERQYEIANRLFEQGEHATASIAYQRFLDAYNADGEAPTVRLMLGLVSARYLNDPVAAKRLIADALPNLRDESQAALARQLLAELG